Part of the Defluviitalea raffinosedens genome, ATCCTCTTCTTCAATCCCCAATACCTTATTTGCAAGTTTATAGAGAACTTCTTTTTCAACCTGCTCTTTATAAAACTGTTTCCAACCACCTGCAAGCATGATTTTGGAACCTTTTTTTAATTTATAGCGCTTACCTCGTTCATCCATCATTTTAAGAACAAAATATGTATATGAAGGAAAGCCCATGAATCTTAAAGGAAATCTCGATTTGCTGTATTTTTCTATTGCTTTAACAATGCCTTCTAAGTCCGGAACATATTTTCCTTTTTTGTATTTCAAAGCATAGGTTCTTCTAATTGCCGGTGTAAATAGTGTTGCTCCAAAAGCCGTTTTTGTAACAGCGGTTTTGTTTTTTCTATGTGGCTTATAACCAAAAACAATGTAATTGGCAGGTATAAACGAAAACAATTTACGCCACTTTCCGATTTTAAGAACCATTCTTAAGCCGCATAACAGACCGGTAAAATCAAAGCCAATATTGCTAAACTTCCCTTTCGTCCCAGCAGAGGTGGCTTTAATCATTTTATAAGACGGCATGGAGTATATATTATGGTTTTTAAAAA contains:
- a CDS encoding acyl-protein synthetase; this translates as DTFNTEELFVKAVKENSKYQYDNCPEYKKILESMNFKPDFIESYDDIQKIPFLPTLFFKNHNIYSMPSYKMIKATSAGTKGKFSNIGFDFTGLLCGLRMVLKIGKWRKLFSFIPANYIVFGYKPHRKNKTAVTKTAFGATLFTPAIRRTYALKYKKGKYVPDLEGIVKAIEKYSKSRFPLRFMGFPSYTYFVLKMMDERGKRYKLKKGSKIMLAGGWKQFYKEQVEKEVLYKLANKVLGIEEEDIIEFFGAVEHPILYCDCINHHFHVPAYSRVIIRDVESLEPVENGKIGLVNLITPMIKATPILSVVTDDLGILYDGEECGCGILSPYLEIVGRIGLKDIKTCAAGAEELIKEVKL